ACGGCGCCCTGAACGGGTATCCGGCCCCAGCCGGCACACATCCAGCAGAATCGATGCTCGTGAAGCGCCTTCGGCCTGGCTCTTCAGCCCATGTGCGCCCCACCATTGATGTCCAAGATGTTCCCGGTCATATGGGTGCAAAGGTCAGATGCGAGATAGACGCAGGCGCGCCCGATGTCCTCCACAGTGCCCAATCCCAGCGGAATCTCCGAAGACAACTGGGCGATGCGCTTGTCCCCCACTGTCTCATGCAACAACTCCGTCTCCACGATCCCCGGCGCAACCGCGTTGACGATAATCCCGTACTTTGCCACGTCCCGGGCCAGGGTCATGGTGAAAGCATTGATCCCTCCCTTGCTCGCGGCATAGTGGACGTGGCCGTATAATGCGCCTCGCCGGGACACAATGGAAGTCATGTTGATGATGCGCCCGCCGCCAAGGTCACGCATGATCGGCACCGCGGCCCGGCAGCACAGGAAAGTGGATTTCAGGTTTGTGTCGATGATGAAGTCCCAGTCTTCTTCAGTCATCTCCAGAATCGTCTTCGGCTGGGATGTACCCGCATTATTGACCAGCACGTCGAGGGAGCCATATTCGGAGCAGACGGCGTCGAACAGACGGGACACATCATCGGCACGGGAGACGTCGGCCTGGAGGACGAGACATGACACCCCGAACTCCCGGACCTGGCTTGCGACCGATTCTGCCTGTTCCGCCGAACTGCGGTGGCAGATGGCGATCGAAGCT
This region of Armatimonadota bacterium genomic DNA includes:
- a CDS encoding 3-oxoacyl-ACP reductase FabG, with protein sequence MIMLLKDKVALITGASRGIGRGIAVEMAREGASIAICHRSSAEQAESVASQVREFGVSCLVLQADVSRADDVSRLFDAVCSEYGSLDVLVNNAGTSQPKTILEMTEEDWDFIIDTNLKSTFLCCRAAVPIMRDLGGGRIINMTSIVSRRGALYGHVHYAASKGGINAFTMTLARDVAKYGIIVNAVAPGIVETELLHETVGDKRIAQLSSEIPLGLGTVEDIGRACVYLASDLCTHMTGNILDINGGAHMG